The Sulfurimonas aquatica genomic sequence ATTTTTGTTTCTCCAATTTTTTTGTAATTTTACCTAAGTTTTCTACTTTTTAAGTCTAACACGTTGTGAATGCGTAATTGCGACGGCTATGGCATCAGAAATATCCAAAGGTTTTATCTCTTTTTTTATGTTTAAAAGTCTTTTTACCATGAAATTAACCTGTTCTTTGCTCGCCTTACCTTTTCCCGTCAAAGCTTTTTTTACTTGCAGGGCAGTATACTCACTAAACTGTCCAAACTCTTGAAGTAGCTTGAGCATAATCGCTCCACGAAATTGAGCTAGTTTAATGG encodes the following:
- the ruvC gene encoding crossover junction endodeoxyribonuclease RuvC — translated: MTILGIDPGTRNMGYALISLEKGKIALIEAGLIKMKAEDLQYQIPQMVEGLSRVFDAHKIDEVAMEDIFYAHNPATTIKLAQFRGAIMLKLLQEFGQFSEYTALQVKKALTGKGKASKEQVNFMVKRLLNIKKEIKPLDISDAIAVAITHSQRVRLKK